Within the Nitrospirota bacterium genome, the region TTTTTCAGCGCATCTGGTTATTCTGGAGAGGGCTGCGCTTGACCATCAGTCAGAGAATCGCTAAGGTGAGGGCTTCGTTGAGAGCCATGATCCGCAAGAGAAAGGCCGCACGAATATGCCCCGTCTTAGCAAAACCCCACGATCACAAGCCAGGCGTCGAAAGACGGAGCGCGCACAGCCCTTGGTCGGGGTGTTGGGCGGCAGCAAGTCCGATTTCCCGATTTTAGAAAAGGCCGTGGCGATGCTGGCGGATCTCGGGATCACGAGCGAGCTGCTGGTCGTCTCCGCGCATCGGACGCCGGACCGCTTGTTTGCCTATGCAGAACAGGCTCCCGGCCGGGGGATTGAAGTCATTATTGCCGGAGCCGGCGGGGCCGCCCATCTGCCCGGGATGCTGGCGGCAAAGACCCATCTGCCGGTTATCGGGGTTCCGATCCCGACGGAGAATCTTCGCGGACTCGATTCGCTTCTCTCCATCGTGCAAATGCCAAAAGGAATTCCCGTCGCGACCGTGGCGATCGGAGGGGCGGAGAATGCCGGCTTGTTGGCTGCGCAAATCCTGGCCGGCCGGTATCCGGCGATTGCTACCCGCGTGAAATTATTCCGTCAGACTCAGACCGACAGCGTGCTCCAGTCTCCTGAAGCGAAGGGTCTGGTGACCGGCACGAAGGGCCCCGGCCGTCCGAGTCGCTGGCCGTGAAGCGAGCGGTCATCGAGCCAGGATCGGTCCTGGGCGTGCTAGGCGGAGGACAATTGGGCGCCATGTTCACCCTGGCGGCGCTCCGCC harbors:
- the purE gene encoding 5-(carboxyamino)imidazole ribonucleotide mutase; the protein is MPRLSKTPRSQARRRKTERAQPLVGVLGGSKSDFPILEKAVAMLADLGITSELLVVSAHRTPDRLFAYAEQAPGRGIEVIIAGAGGAAHLPGMLAAKTHLPVIGVPIPTENLRGLDSLLSIVQMPKGIPVATVAIGGAENAGLLAAQILAGRYPAIATRVKLFRQTQTDSVLQSPEAKGLVTGTKGPGRPSRWP